Proteins encoded together in one Nostoc sp. PCC 7524 window:
- a CDS encoding eIF2A-related protein: MSQQQPEDNLINSDRSIEQLAWAIENSVGQFKLILARCNYSKLRDRLITRLQEICTVEIQVLVVQQSNRTLFTAIQETFGENISGCVMVVGLEAVQDLSQMLTSANQVREEFRKHFNFPLVVWIDDVIYQQFIQVAPDLESWAITKSFEINQQELIDFIIATAHQWFNNQLNLNFYEYRKLETELTAAQKELIGEENPSPKTRSGFSLEYLSPTRREAFPVPPSLVGKGVRGLGQSSELNAYIESLLGLTKQINNKKDAAIQHYHTALTLWQQSNNLEWQVKILGEKTFCAYLEAIKQQDKQHPAWQATQQYIDEYIQLSTQINRPDIIANSLGKIGDVLQELNLWQQLKIFVQQALSIHQTNNKLREIARDYGFLAEVALAASHWQQAIDFVKQALDIIPIIPQQSLDNRLVKSVQTYDLNLYKFILSRAQYHLGNTQEAISTLEIAKDGANPQEDVRLYIKILNQLHKFYFEQKAYLKAYNIKQQRRSIEQQFGLRAFVGAGRLEARRQTFVETLHTTSNISPEISASGRQLDIERLIERLNNDDYKLIVIHGQSGVGKSSLVNAGLVPALQQQSIRGKDNLVIVMRVYTNWAEELGRLLGLGTGDWGLGTGDWGLGTGDWGLGTGNVDVSSSEAQGSSSEVQVSSSEAHASTSEAQVSSSEVHSSALEPEDSRFEHQIPSSEPERSHLEPEHSHLEPEHFHLEPEHSHLEPEHSHLEPERSHSNLNSSPAPPASPAPLLSSSPAPLLPCSSAPLLLNSLLDALREKEQRNLRMVLVFDQFEEFFFVYTEPGQRKRFFEFLGSCLEVLSAKVILSLRVDYIHYLLECNYLPSFQIIGNDILSHRVLYKLGNFSLQDAKSIIQRLTANTSFQLEPDLVDALVEDLAGELGEVRPIELQVVGAQLQAENITNLEKYRQFGTKQDLVQHYLDEVIHDCGEEHQQLAEFVLFLLTDEQGTRPLKTRVELERDLQQYFSFSDVEFGEIPPTTLKKGGKRIKVPLFKGDLGGSNDLRTNSLDLVLEIVVKSGLVVLLPENPADRYQLVHDYLANFIRQQQEPKLKQVMAELEKEREQRKISEAKLNKFLKRALFGSVAAGIVMAIVTTVAVRSAYEADRQKENAEVNEINALNNSSNAFLLSNQHPDALLEALRAGDKLKSRTWTQEVSKTKTQTKATLYQAVYLKPGEKKQNRSFEVNTLKGHSGEVISVAYSPDGKYLASVSDDNTIKIWESSTGKAVQTLQGHSSAVYSVAYSPDGKYLASASDDNTIKIWESSTGKVVQTLQGHSSAVYSVAYSPDGKYLASASSDNTIKIWESSTGKAVQTLQGHRSVVYSVAYSPDSKYLASASWDNTIKIWDLSTGKVVQTLQGHSDSVYSVAYSPDGKYLASASSDNTIKIWDISTGKAVQTFQGHSRDVNSVAYSPDGKHLASASLDNTIKIWDISTGKTVQTLQGHSSAVMSVAYSPDGKHLASASADNTIKIWDISTGKVVQTLQGHSRVVYSVAYSPDSKYLASASGDNTIKIWDISTGKTVQTLQGHSSVVISVAYSPDGKYLASASSDNTIKIWDISTGKAVQTLQGHSRGVYSVAYSPDSKYLASASSDNTIKIWDLSTDKAVQTLQGHSSEVISVAYSPDGKYLASASWDNTIKIWDISTSKAVQTLQDHSSLVMSVAYSPDGKYLAAASRNSTIKIWDISTGKAVQTLQGHSREVMSVAYSPNGKYLASASSDNTIKIWDLDVDNLLRSGCDLLNNYLIFHPEVLEELSSCQTPARLVPAATVLVIQGEKLARVGDISGAVAKFRQAQQWDQSLKFDPEAKAQALANK; the protein is encoded by the coding sequence ATGAGTCAACAACAACCAGAAGATAATCTAATCAATAGCGATCGCTCTATTGAACAATTAGCTTGGGCGATTGAAAATAGCGTCGGACAGTTCAAGCTGATTTTGGCACGGTGTAATTATAGTAAATTGCGCGATCGCTTAATCACCAGATTGCAGGAAATCTGTACAGTTGAAATTCAGGTTTTGGTAGTGCAGCAGTCTAACAGAACTCTGTTCACCGCCATTCAGGAAACCTTTGGGGAAAACATCTCCGGTTGTGTGATGGTTGTGGGCTTAGAGGCTGTACAGGATTTATCACAAATGTTAACTTCTGCTAACCAGGTGCGCGAGGAGTTTCGTAAGCATTTTAATTTTCCGTTGGTAGTGTGGATTGATGATGTCATCTATCAACAATTCATACAAGTTGCACCAGATTTAGAAAGTTGGGCAATTACTAAAAGCTTTGAGATTAACCAACAAGAATTAATAGATTTTATTATCGCAACCGCTCATCAATGGTTTAATAATCAACTTAACTTGAATTTCTATGAATATCGGAAATTAGAAACTGAATTAACAGCAGCCCAAAAAGAACTAATAGGTGAAGAAAACCCCTCTCCCAAGACGCGGAGCGGCTTCTCGCTAGAGTACCTCTCCCCTACAAGGAGAGAGGCTTTTCCTGTTCCCCCTTCCCTAGTAGGGAAGGGGGTTAGGGGGTTAGGTCAATCCTCAGAACTGAATGCTTATATAGAATCATTATTAGGTTTAACAAAACAGATTAACAATAAAAAAGATGCCGCCATTCAGCATTATCACACAGCTTTAACCCTGTGGCAGCAAAGCAATAACCTAGAATGGCAAGTAAAAATCCTAGGAGAAAAAACCTTTTGTGCTTATCTCGAAGCAATTAAACAACAAGATAAACAACATCCAGCTTGGCAGGCAACACAGCAATATATTGACGAGTATATTCAACTAAGCACTCAAATTAACCGCCCAGATATCATTGCTAATTCTCTAGGAAAAATCGGTGATGTTCTCCAAGAATTAAACCTTTGGCAACAATTAAAAATCTTTGTACAACAAGCTTTATCTATTCATCAAACTAACAATAAACTAAGAGAAATCGCTAGAGATTATGGATTTTTAGCCGAGGTGGCTTTAGCTGCATCACACTGGCAACAAGCAATAGACTTCGTTAAACAAGCATTAGATATTATCCCGATAATTCCCCAGCAATCTTTAGATAATAGATTAGTCAAATCTGTTCAAACTTACGACTTAAACTTATATAAATTTATCTTGAGTCGCGCTCAATATCATTTGGGTAATACTCAAGAAGCAATTAGTACATTAGAAATAGCCAAAGATGGGGCAAATCCCCAAGAAGATGTCAGACTTTATATTAAGATTCTCAATCAGTTACACAAATTTTATTTTGAACAGAAAGCATATCTCAAAGCTTACAACATTAAACAGCAACGACGCTCCATAGAACAACAATTTGGCTTAAGAGCTTTTGTTGGCGCAGGGAGATTAGAAGCTAGACGACAAACATTTGTAGAGACGTTACATACAACATCTAATATATCCCCAGAAATTTCCGCCTCCGGTCGTCAATTAGATATAGAAAGATTAATCGAACGCCTCAACAATGATGATTATAAATTAATAGTTATTCACGGTCAGTCTGGAGTTGGGAAAAGTTCCCTTGTCAACGCCGGCTTAGTTCCAGCCTTGCAACAACAATCAATTCGTGGCAAAGATAACTTAGTCATCGTCATGCGCGTTTACACCAACTGGGCGGAGGAGTTGGGACGGTTGTTGGGACTGGGGACTGGGGATTGGGGATTGGGGACTGGGGACTGGGGACTGGGGACTGGGGATTGGGGATTGGGGACTGGGAATGTTGACGTTTCGAGTTCAGAGGCTCAAGGTTCGAGTTCCGAGGTTCAAGTTTCGAGTTCAGAGGCTCACGCTTCGACCTCAGAGGCTCAAGTTTCGAGTTCAGAGGTTCACAGTTCAGCTTTAGAACCTGAAGATTCTCGTTTTGAACATCAAATTCCGAGTTCTGAACCCGAACGTTCTCACTTAGAACCCGAACATTCTCACTTAGAACCCGAACATTTTCACTTAGAACCCGAACATTCTCACTTAGAACCCGAACATTCTCACTTAGAACCGGAACGCTCTCACTCAAACCTTAATTCCTCCCCTGCTCCCCCTGCATCCCCTGCCCCCCTGCTTTCCTCCTCCCCTGCTCCCCTGCTCCCCTGCTCCTCTGCTCCCCTGCTCCTAAATTCCCTCCTCGACGCATTGCGCGAAAAAGAACAACGCAACCTCCGCATGGTGCTAGTTTTTGATCAATTTGAGGAATTTTTCTTTGTTTACACCGAACCTGGACAACGTAAGCGGTTCTTTGAGTTTCTGGGGTCATGTTTAGAGGTTCTATCAGCAAAGGTTATCTTATCCTTGCGGGTTGATTACATCCATTACTTGCTGGAATGTAATTATTTACCTAGCTTTCAGATTATTGGTAATGACATTCTCAGTCATCGTGTGCTTTATAAGTTGGGTAACTTCTCCCTCCAGGATGCAAAATCAATTATTCAGCGTTTAACTGCAAATACTAGCTTTCAATTAGAACCTGATTTAGTTGATGCACTGGTAGAGGACTTAGCCGGAGAGTTGGGTGAAGTGCGTCCCATTGAGTTGCAAGTGGTGGGGGCGCAGTTGCAAGCTGAGAATATTACTAATTTAGAAAAGTATCGGCAGTTCGGCACTAAACAAGACTTGGTGCAGCATTATTTAGATGAAGTTATTCATGACTGCGGGGAAGAACATCAGCAGTTGGCGGAATTTGTGCTGTTTTTGCTGACTGATGAACAAGGGACGCGTCCTTTAAAGACTCGCGTGGAGTTAGAACGGGATTTGCAGCAATATTTTTCGTTTAGTGATGTTGAATTTGGGGAGATCCCCCCAACCACCCTTAAAAAGGGGGGCAAGAGAATCAAAGTCCCCCTTTTTAAGGGGGATTTAGGGGGATCAAATGATTTGCGTACAAACAGTTTAGATTTAGTATTAGAGATTGTTGTCAAGTCAGGCTTAGTGGTGTTGCTACCAGAAAACCCAGCCGACCGTTATCAACTGGTGCATGACTATTTAGCCAACTTTATCCGCCAGCAACAAGAACCGAAGTTAAAACAGGTAATGGCGGAACTGGAAAAAGAGCGAGAACAACGAAAGATTAGTGAAGCTAAACTCAATAAATTTCTCAAACGCGCCTTGTTTGGCTCGGTAGCCGCAGGTATAGTAATGGCGATTGTGACTACTGTAGCAGTGCGATCGGCTTACGAGGCAGACAGACAAAAAGAAAACGCTGAAGTGAATGAAATTAACGCCTTAAATAATTCTTCCAACGCGTTTTTACTCTCTAACCAACACCCAGATGCTTTGTTAGAAGCATTAAGAGCAGGTGACAAGCTCAAAAGTAGAACCTGGACACAGGAAGTAAGCAAGACCAAAACGCAAACTAAGGCAACCTTATACCAAGCAGTTTATTTAAAACCAGGGGAAAAGAAACAAAATCGTAGTTTTGAAGTTAATACCTTAAAAGGTCATAGCGGTGAGGTTATTAGTGTGGCCTACAGTCCCGATGGCAAATACTTAGCTTCTGTCAGTGATGACAACACCATCAAGATTTGGGAGAGCAGCACAGGTAAAGCTGTGCAAACTCTCCAGGGTCATAGCAGTGCGGTCTATAGTGTGGCCTACAGTCCCGATGGCAAATACTTAGCTTCTGCCAGTGATGACAACACCATCAAAATTTGGGAGAGCAGCACAGGTAAAGTTGTGCAAACTCTCCAGGGTCATAGCAGTGCGGTCTATAGTGTGGCCTACAGTCCCGATGGCAAATACTTAGCTTCTGCTAGTAGTGACAACACCATCAAAATTTGGGAGAGCAGCACAGGTAAAGCTGTGCAAACTCTCCAGGGTCATCGCAGTGTCGTCTATAGTGTAGCCTACAGTCCCGATAGCAAATACTTAGCTTCCGCCAGTTGGGACAACACCATCAAAATTTGGGATCTCAGCACAGGTAAAGTTGTGCAAACTCTCCAGGGTCATAGCGATTCAGTCTATAGTGTGGCCTACAGTCCCGATGGCAAATACTTAGCTTCCGCTAGTAGTGACAACACCATCAAAATTTGGGATATCAGCACAGGTAAGGCTGTGCAAACTTTCCAGGGTCATAGCCGTGATGTCAATAGTGTGGCCTACAGTCCCGATGGCAAACACTTAGCTTCTGCCAGTTTGGACAACACCATCAAAATTTGGGATATCAGCACAGGTAAAACTGTTCAAACTCTCCAGGGTCATAGCAGTGCGGTCATGAGTGTGGCCTACAGTCCCGATGGCAAACACTTAGCTTCTGCAAGTGCGGACAACACCATCAAAATTTGGGATATCAGCACAGGTAAAGTTGTGCAAACTCTCCAGGGTCATAGCCGTGTGGTCTATAGTGTAGCCTACAGTCCCGATAGCAAATACTTAGCTTCCGCCAGTGGGGACAACACCATCAAAATTTGGGATATCAGCACAGGTAAAACTGTTCAAACTCTCCAGGGTCATAGCAGTGTGGTCATTAGTGTAGCCTACAGTCCCGATGGCAAATACTTAGCTTCCGCCAGTAGTGACAACACCATCAAAATTTGGGATATCAGCACAGGTAAAGCTGTTCAAACTCTCCAGGGTCATAGCCGTGGGGTTTATAGTGTGGCCTACAGTCCCGATAGCAAATACTTAGCTTCCGCCAGTAGTGACAACACGATCAAAATTTGGGATCTCAGCACAGATAAAGCTGTTCAAACTCTCCAGGGTCACAGCAGTGAGGTCATTAGTGTTGCCTACAGTCCCGATGGCAAATACTTAGCTTCCGCCAGTTGGGACAACACCATCAAAATTTGGGATATCAGCACAAGTAAAGCTGTGCAAACTCTCCAGGATCATAGCAGTCTGGTCATGAGTGTGGCCTACAGTCCCGATGGCAAATACTTAGCTGCCGCCAGTCGGAACAGCACTATCAAAATTTGGGATATCAGCACAGGTAAAGCGGTGCAAACTCTCCAGGGTCATAGCCGTGAGGTTATGAGTGTTGCCTACAGTCCCAATGGCAAATACTTAGCTTCCGCCAGTAGTGACAACACCATCAAAATTTGGGATTTAGATGTCGATAATTTATTACG